Proteins co-encoded in one Glandiceps talaboti chromosome 22, keGlaTala1.1, whole genome shotgun sequence genomic window:
- the LOC144452455 gene encoding uncharacterized protein LOC144452455, which yields MASEKPSTVIWPDRSGLSRQPGDLRPSKRKVTLRPFTFIRDWEVSSPVVSPQPRSISTIPRDGYLSSDQNDVSQRSDSDYSMQSSQSSRFIRPSPVPVVLARSQSPVRSPRFRSSDSTLSSGQNLTESRDNSVRRSPRLTSSVDPSRSGQLLTESRDNSVRRSPRLNSVNTPGSGQLLTDDHDNSVRRSPRLNSVNTPESDQLVTDDHDSLESSAVTPSQLSRVSSQHSPVLEVPEEQNLSSGGTSAKSTRPASTQKSKRVVSSKKQNHSQVSNASNKKTPAVSAKRGQRFKTPASVQQKVSEPDDSYQVVNTTMPAPRSKAVVRVKRRREPPPSPSQQDDTLPTEPGYVKMWSGSGRKRTMIDLTDLDVILDMVENVTLDYRENIDSGACKRAINEFFLQFRKAVTDYIDLSQEFKLLRSAVSRNTSRTRNLRKTIFHFRQENIRLDGEKAEKKQRLDKSYTHRKAMEEISEFSTDLQYLLQDFADTTKDTDTHDYNCAANLPAMMQDIGNTMNTVTSLRSINDNLQQWLDNH from the exons ATGGCGTCCGAAAAACCTTCAACTGTAATTTGGCCTGACAGATCGGGATTATCGAGGCAACCAGGTGACCTTCGCCCAAG CAAACGAAAAGTGACACTTCGACCCTTCACATTTATCCGAGATTGGGAAGTGAGTAGTCCTGTTGTTAGCCCTCAACCAAGGTCCATTTCAACA ATTCCAAGAGATGGCTATCTATCTAGTGACCAGAATGATGTCAGTCAAAGAAGTGACAGTGATTACTCAATGCAGTCCAGTCAGTCATCAAGATTTATTCGTCCTAGTCCAGTACCTGTGGTACTAGCGAGATCTCAAAGTCCAGTCAGGTCACCACGATTCAGAAGTTCAGACAGTACGCTATCGTCTGGTCAAAACCTAACTGAGAGTCGTGACAACTCAGTCAGGAGGTCGCCGAGACTTACTAGTTCAGTCGACCCATCACGGTCTGGACAACTCCTAACTGAGAGTCGTGACAACTCAGTCAGGAGATCACCAAGACTTAATTCAGTGAACACACCAGGGTCTGGTCAACTCCTAACTGACGATCATGACAACTCAGTCAGGAGGTCGCCGAGACTTAATTCAGTGAACACACCAGAGTCTGATCAACTCGTAACTGATGATCATGACAGCTTGGAAAGTTCAGCAGTTACACCAAGCCAATTGTCTCGTGTCAGTAGTCAGCACTCACCAGTCCTAGAAGTACCAGAAGAACAAAATCTCAGTTCTGGTGGCACTTCAGCTAAGTCAACAAGACCAGCATCAACACAAAAATCAAAGAGAGTTGTGTCCAgtaaaaaacaaaatcacaGTCAAGTCTCTAATGCATCAAACAAGAAAA CACCAGCAGTTTCTGCTAAAAGAGGGCAACGATTCAAGACCCCAGCAAGTGTGCAGCAGAAGGTATCAGAGCCTGATGACTCTTATCAGGTAGTGAATACAACAATGCCAGCACCAAGGAGTAAAGCTGTTGTCAGAGTGAAAAGACGAAGAGAGCCACCGCCATCACCTAGTCAGCAAGATGATACACTACCAACTGAACCAG GTTATGTCAAAATGTGGAGTGGTTCTGGACGGAAGCGAACCATGATTGATTTAACCGATCTAGATGTTATACTTGATATGGTTGAAAATGTTACTCTAGATTACAG GGAGAATATAGATTCTGGTGCCTGTAAAAGAGCAATTAATGAATTCTTCTTACAGTTCAGGAAAGCTGTAACTGATTAT ATTGATTTATCCCAAGAATTCAAACTGCTAAGGTCTGCTGTATCCAGAAACACATCTAGGACAAGGAATTTGAGGAAAACTATATTTCATTTCAGACAGGAAAATATAAG ACTTGATGGTGAAAAAGCTGAAAAGAAACAAAGATTAGACAAAAGCTACACCCACAGGAAAGCAATGGAGGAAATTAGTGAATTCTCTACTGATCTACAATACTTATTACAAGACTTTGCTGATACAACCAAAGATACAGACACCCAT GATTATAACTGTGCAGCTAACCTGCCAGCTATGATGCAAGATATTGGTAATACCATGAACACCGTTACAAGTCTTAGATCAATTAATGATAATCTACAACAATGGTTGGACAACCACTAG